One genomic segment of Petrotoga sp. 9PW.55.5.1 includes these proteins:
- a CDS encoding NADH-quinone oxidoreductase subunit C encodes MNSTNDSKSIISILEKSYDIKEYSTPKNNEISITVDQNDLPAVLSHLKSLGWKQLSLLTCVDWIKENKFELVYILFNWTNAITFIVRTKIERENPQYISIVNIFPGAKYYERDVHEFFGVKFEGNEDSEKPLFLELWDDKPPMKKDFDPLEYSKRKFPDREYDVESAKKTVIRITEGEKNERA; translated from the coding sequence ATGAATTCCACGAATGATTCTAAAAGTATTATAAGTATCTTAGAAAAAAGCTACGATATAAAAGAGTATTCTACGCCGAAAAATAATGAAATAAGTATTACCGTTGATCAAAATGATCTACCTGCTGTATTAAGTCACTTAAAAAGTTTAGGATGGAAGCAGTTAAGCTTATTGACTTGCGTTGATTGGATAAAAGAAAATAAATTTGAATTGGTTTATATACTTTTCAATTGGACAAACGCTATAACATTCATAGTAAGAACCAAAATAGAAAGAGAGAATCCTCAATATATTAGTATAGTTAATATCTTTCCTGGTGCCAAGTACTACGAAAGAGATGTACATGAATTCTTTGGTGTAAAATTTGAAGGTAATGAAGATTCAGAAAAACCACTGTTTTTAGAGCTATGGGATGATAAACCACCTATGAAAAAAGACTTTGATCCTTTGGAATATTCAAAAAGAAAGTTCCCTGATAGAGAATATGATGTTGAATCTGCAAAGAAAACGGTTATAAGGATAACAGAAGGTGAGAAAAATGAAAGAGCTTAA